The Euwallacea fornicatus isolate EFF26 chromosome 18, ASM4011564v1, whole genome shotgun sequence genome segment gtgtaataaatttaatgtattttgttGAATTGGATGAAATGATGACTGCCCTCCTTTGCTACTTGAGATCTATTGTAGTTTGTACAATGTAGATCAAATATGCCATTGTGTCATATCACTTTCTTTCTTAAATACTATACTTTGTATAGTATTGTATTTATGTTTCAATTCTCCGTACCTAGACCTTCCATGTGTATACCAGTATGTGAATTGTATATCAAAAAGCACATTGTTAccatttatttaatgttttcaataCAATATCATAAAACAGTGGCAAAGCCAATCAAGTATTTAGATgggatttcttaaaataattatctaaCTGTAAATGACAATACAGGCAAAATGTGGCAGTTCAAACAATAAAGTGCAAAATTGGTAGAAGATGACAAATTGGTAATTGATTGTCCTTGGTATAGGTCTTAAGCAAAGTCAGATAGAGCACTTCTAACACAGTTTTAAcactttagaaattttgtaCCTATTTATGAGacaattcgtaaaaaaaattttcactaTAAAGAACCTTTTATTACAGTTTGCTATTCTACAAGgtgtcaaaaataataaaaaaatgtcgggATGCCATTTGACATAAACAACATAAACAGAAATGATACATGAAGTGAGTGCTACAATTTCAATATGATATGTTCAGAGACCCTTTTGCTTCCATCTCATGATCCAGAGAATACAGTTTAAGAAATGCAGATAATgtccaaacaaaaataattaaattgtcaacaaCTTTATTAAGAACCAAGTTTCCATGATAATGAAACTAAGGACCAATACAAAGCTTCTATTTCTGAGTTATTATGAACTTTATGTTCTCTCTAAACTTAGGTAAtagaaattcaataatttggcTCTTACAGTTCAGACTTAGGAGAATACTTGAGAAAAACTCAGTTCAATTTATGTAACTttaacattattaattttttaatactacTATGATTGTTGGAGTGAATGCTCGGGTAACTCAGGGTATCGAAGGAACTATTTGgcatcgtttaaaaaaacaaacagcttctcattaaatttttatgttcacTTACCAGCATAACTGAAATCTTGGCTAGTATGgagtcatttttattttgaaatcgaTCACACACGTAAGATATTTGAGTTTAAACTTGAATTTAACAGAACTTCtcttaagttttatttaaaaaatggttctTTTAGAAGTGTTTATTGACTTTAACTTGGACGttcgaaaaaattgaataataaacaaaaatcatcGATTTGTGGGTTAGGTTTGAGAGTTTGCGCCAAAGTGACGTCACTTAAATGTCAAATATCAAGGTCAAGGTAATGGGTcgaattcagaaataacagaAGAGTGCGCCTTTTGAGTGTGTCAGGTCCGGCCTTTTACCCGACGCCCTTACAAATCACAGTCAGACCTTCATGTTAAATTTCGACCtgttcaataataataaaacacgCATCCCGTCAGACCATTAAAGAGGAAACATTTATTcactggaaatatttttaaaatgaatactTTTACTCCACTCCATCATTTTCAGCACTCAAGGTCGCACATATAGTTGTCATCATATGACAAATGACGTGGCCTCCCAATTTCTACCTAACCtaacttaaattttctacTTTATTTTCGCCTTTCGTTCTGTTTTAATTCTCCTACAgaacataaaaatgttaataaattatgtttcattcaactaaaatgcaaatatatcCAACAAACAAAGTATGGCCCGTAGTGTTGAATTGGCCATTCTGCTGATAATCATCTCAACAACTCTAggattatattttataaatttattagttcTAGACTTGAATATTGTTCAAAACCCTCCACAGCACTCGGCATGGCTTGTGCATGGAATAAGAAACATCCTGGGATATTCGACCGTGTTCCTGCCAGGTTATTTGATCTACTGTTACATCAAGAAGACTAATTACTTGAATGTAAGTGGCCGTGGACTGATTGGGGCCATAATTCGGACGTGTTTTGGAGAAGATGAGTTGCCCTCAGTTACACCCTCTACACACGTCCTATCAAAAACGACTAGGACTCCATTGCAAAATGCCTCattattgatgttttatttcatAGGACTTCAAGTCTCATACTTATTATGGGGAGTACTTCAAGAGAAAGTAATGACTCAAAAATATAAGAATTCCAGTGAGGAGGctacatattttaaagattCTCAGTTTCTGGTATTCATGAATCGTATATTAGCCTTTATTTTGTCAGCCATTGTAATATTTTGCTCAAGGCAACCGAGGCATAAATGCCCCTTGTACAAGTATGTATTTTGTTCATTCTCAAATATCATGAGTTCGTGGTGCCAGTATGAagctttaaaatatgtttctttTCCTAGTCAAGTATTAGCTAAAGCCAGTAAAACAATTCCTGTTATGATTATGGGTAAAGTAATTTCTAAAACGAAATACGAATTTTATGAATATGTAACTGCATTAATTTTGTCAATAGGAATGTTGTGCTTTTTACTAGATACTGGGGAAGGTAAACCTAACAATCCAACCACAGCTTTTAGTGGtgtaattctgttgtgttcTTACATAATATTTGATAGCTTCACCTCCAACTGgcaaggaaaattatttaaaacttacGAGGTGAAGCCTATTCAAATGATGTGCTTTGTGAACTTCTTTTCCTGCATTTTCACATTCACATCCCTTCTGCAGCATGGCGGCTTACTGGAGTctgtaaaatttatgtttcaatATCCACGTTTTGTATTGGATATCATAATCTTATCCGCGTGTTCTGCATCAGgacaaatgtttatttatagcACCATTGACACATTCGGACctttagtttttattattataagtaCAATTAGGCAATGTTTTTCAGTTCTCCTGAGTTGTATAATTTACAATCATGACATAAACTTCTTAGGTGGAATTGGATTGTTTTTGGTTTTCTTCAGCATCTTGCTTAAGATTTACTGTGGTTATAGGTTAAGGAAGATTCGGCAACAGAATGCAGCTTTATtgaagaattaattaattagataTCCATGTATTATATCCTcctgttttaatttatataagaATGTAATGTGACTGTTATGTAATAATTGTACATTCTTTGTTTTTCCATAATTGGTTAATAGAAGATGTAAAAGTAAGTAGTAACATTTTTCTTCCCTTGATAATGAAAGGGTTTTCCCAGAAAAGCAAACACCACCAACtaaataatactaaaacatTGAAGCTGACTTATATATTGCACATAAAAAACTATTATACATAGCAAAAACGTGTAGATAAGTATTAGACTCCTTGAACATAGACAGACCTTCCTATACAGTAATATCCCCTATTGATTAAAAAGATTGtgattgaatttgaaatagtGATAAACTATAACTAGTTATGAAAGCATGTGAAAGGTGCTTAGAGAGGAATTACTGTATCACAAACCTCaaagcatttaaaaataagtaagaATGTTTCTGCCTAgttgaaagtgaaatttttgtttaaacaaagGCTTTATAACTAACAATTGGAAGCTCACTTAAGTAATTATATTACTAATTTCACGCTGTGCTGTCCATAGGtaccaaaaattgtataaaacaaataatgctAACTGTATAATAATagcttttaatattaaatatcacATTATACATGACAGTGAAGAAGAGAATACAAGTTTCCTATCAATATTCGAAGTGTTAGCCATTGGTTTCCGACGAAGCGTAGTTACATCAAAGTGAATTTGCTATATATTGCATAGTAAACGTGCACTTGTTGCGAAAGCAAAACCAACTTTTCCTCAGTAAGTTTGAAAACAAATGAATTCTTAAGTTAGCTTAAAAAACTTGGtgcaattttatataaatctaTTAAAACACCAAAAACATTATTCTCACTCAGGAGTTTATTAGGAAATAAcgcaataacaattattattttgaagtcCAAACGGTCAGTCTAAGTCACCGATTATACCCTAGGAAGCTGGATGAAGACTTATTATAATCGACGcctaatttctaataaattttgacaatCCTATCTACAAGAGGCACTGATtatgtttttcttaataataagCGCTTATCTCTACCCTTAAAAAGAGATACATAACGTAAATGCCAAAGAGAGTAGGTATAGTCAGTAGGACCCTTAACTGGCGCGTCCTCCGATTTGTCAGTAAGggcttatgaaaataaaattcggGAGTAGATTGATCACTATCAGATAGTTTTCGACGAATCGGATTAGTCGATCGAAAATCAATGCAATTGGCCGAAAACCTCAACTAATAGGGGTCAATTTGATCCAGATTATAATGTTCGAAAAAGACTAACGATAAATCCGCTAGTTAAGACCCGTTTAGCTATATGAATCTGAgtgatttcaataaatttcaccGGTATTGAAAACTAGAGCGTCCCACTGCCAAGTTCTTTCAAATGTTTCAGATTGGCAACTACTAAAGCTGTCCtacacgagatctttaacggTTTTTTCaagttgataatttttttagttgcaAAGAAAAATCGTATGCTCGTATGTGACTATGACACGAATTGGTACTTTGCAATTTAATCACAGAATTAGAAAACCATTCCTGACAAAGACCACCCTCCGAATAACCGCAAACTTTGGAACACTTCACAAATTTATCAATACATTGTACAGGACTGACACAGACGTAAAACACAACCATTGAATAAGCACACACGCGCAATCCTGTATACTTCAGATAAGGCGAGTTGATTTATCTAGATACatgaatattcacaaacatTCGTTTTTGGAACACTTCTCACAACTCATGTTTTGCTAGTTTGCAATGTCCAAAATCTtgctataaataaattacaatataCCGAGTTTTACACTTTTCAGATATACAGTGTAGCGAAAAGTGTCTGCACACCACGGTTTTGTTTGCTTTTAGATCCAgaagattgaaattttgtatcaaCCCTCGATACATTGGATCAAAAAAGTATTGgcgttttaaaatatataaaaactgaaaacaccTATCGTAATTcctaatattattttgtataagATTTACGTAAATTAAGCACAATTCATCAAAACATTTATGTTATAATTGCACATATACTGTATACAAAAAGTCCAGTAACCATGaaatatttcggaaaaaatacaatttattaaacattctttatataaaaattgaaggagtttaaaaattccacCATTCTACAGTATTCAGAGATTTACAAGGTGCGccagaaaatttttttgcaaacagtgaatttaaattatgttttctttCTTATGAAAAGACAaactttttattgcatttttttattcttccttgcattctgaacatattttaatgtctaCATGTTTTAGGACCAACTTTAGCAGTTCAGCAGTGATTACAAATATAAAGAAAACCAAacga includes the following:
- the sll gene encoding adenosine 3'-phospho 5'-phosphosulfate transporter 1, with the protein product MARSVELAILLIIISTTLGLYFINLLVLDLNIVQNPPQHSAWLVHGIRNILGYSTVFLPGYLIYCYIKKTNYLNVSGRGLIGAIIRTCFGEDELPSVTPSTHVLSKTTRTPLQNASLLMFYFIGLQVSYLLWGVLQEKVMTQKYKNSSEEATYFKDSQFLVFMNRILAFILSAIVIFCSRQPRHKCPLYKYVFCSFSNIMSSWCQYEALKYVSFPSQVLAKASKTIPVMIMGKVISKTKYEFYEYVTALILSIGMLCFLLDTGEGKPNNPTTAFSGVILLCSYIIFDSFTSNWQGKLFKTYEVKPIQMMCFVNFFSCIFTFTSLLQHGGLLESVKFMFQYPRFVLDIIILSACSASGQMFIYSTIDTFGPLVFIIISTIRQCFSVLLSCIIYNHDINFLGGIGLFLVFFSILLKIYCGYRLRKIRQQNAALLKN